CAACAGAAGAAGAAGGGGGGGGGACGATTACCTTCAGGGTTTGATTTGAATCtggaagaaggaggaggagtGGAGCTTGAAGGAGATTGGGAGTATCCTCTTTTCATAATAAAGAGAATCTCTGTTTGTGCAAAGGAGGAGAATAGGGTTTATAATTTTAGAGAATctctgtttgtttgtttcacGCCGCTCTTCTTTCTGATTTCTGAATCTACTGCCGAACCAAAAAGAAAGGAGTTTCTGGTCGAGTGGTCGGACGTACAAGATTAAAAATATCGATTCCACTGAGGATCGAACTCAGAATCTCTGGTTTCGTAGACCAGCGCCTTATCCATTGGGCCATGGAACCAGATGTTGGTTATTTCACcaagatatatttatattttatagtataaCACGTTAGATCAGATTATAGACTTTGATAGTATATAGCAGTAGTTCCGGTGCATGGTTTGGCTGATAGCCCAAGGTTCTTCTGAGTTCTAAAATGggaacccttttttttttaagatagtTCCTACTGagttcaaaaatgaaaattggtttagtttttctatattaaaaaaataaaagaagttgaaaaaaaaatgtggagagattcaatcaatcaaatcCCAATATATAAAACAGGATTGATGGAAGTTTTTTTAAGTTGTTCACCTCGGCCTGGAAATTCATCATATGAGAGATCAAGTTTCTTCCACATCACAAAATTCATTGTCTAACTGGGATACGCCTAACACATGGACTTAATCAAATTCATTGTGTCCCACATACATGCAAACAAGCTTCAACATAACTTTGACGTAACGACTTGCGACTCCACTTAATCTTCATCGTGATCATCtgctaaccttttttttttctaaaattatctGAAAATTTTTCGCATTTCTAAAATTGCCGGTTCTCTGTAGTTAAGGATCATGCAGTTAATTTGACCCACTCTTTCACAATTAATTTTCCTCATTTATCATGACCACTTCAGAGATGCTACCACTCCGACTCCCTCTGTTTCTCCCAATATATAAACTCATCTGCCTCAGATTCTTAGCTACAACGGTCATCATTAAACTCAatacatcagcggaaaaaatggTGATGAAATCGGTAAAGATCTCCAGCAAGACTTTACTGATCTAATTTTTCGGTAACTTCTCTCCAGGACTTGCGGAATCGGAGTTAAGCGACGACACCTCTGTCACTATTGACACAGACAGTTCCCGGTTTCACTTACATGAAGGTGACCTCTAAGGTAAGGCgtcaaaaccctaaaatcgtCTGCAAATTAATTGGTTTGATACATCCTAATTTAGATAACTCTAGGCCACCTTTTACTAGTAATTTTCTCAACATGGATGTATATGTTGTTGGGCACATAAAGCTGGTTAATGTCCAGTCTCTCATAAACCGGCCCGTCCTTGATGAAGTGGAAATAGCTATCATACAGTCAGTGGTGAatctagaaaatattttgagtgggagcaaaaaaaaatttaatgtattaataattttttgtttgatgttttatttaataaagataacatttaaaagaaaaaataaactaaataatacagctacaaaaatttaaaccggaAGAAAAAGAATGAcccattaacaaaaaaactggaactattgtgaaaaaaaaattaattgactgAAAAGAACTCATGAACGGAAAgactcaaaagaaaacaagGTGAGGGAAGAACTAATacatggaaaaaaaaatcagaaaagtaagaagaaaacaatattataaaaataaaattggaaATATGGAATAAAAAGACAAGTAGATTGTCCCTTTGCCATAATATGAATTATAAGTTGTCCTAATGTCATAATGTTTTCTGTAAACCCAATTAAACCCCTAATCTAATCTTTTAAacgtttttgttaatttaattatgttaaaaaaatattattattatttttaattaatttaattattaaaaaaaaaatacaaaagggGAAAATCGACCAAAATTTCCCCCAAGCTCGACGAACCCTAATTGCTCTCTCCTCCTTTGGCGACAGAGAGAAAGGACGATTTGAAGGGGATCTCGCCGTCGCCGGTGTCGTTTTGGCCGGTAATACTCCGccggtgttcttcttcttcttaatcgAAGTCTCAGAGACCTCGTCTCACTTCGCGACTCGTTCTCAATTAAGTCGCCGAAGACCGCTGAAGCTCGTACCTCGCCGATAACTGAACTCGTGCCTCACCGCTCCGCTCTCACTCTCTCAGCCATAGTTTCAAGCAAACCAATCGATTCTCCTCAGGtttgtttatgaatttttttgcaTGTCTTTGTATCTCTTACTTGAGCTTGTTTAAGATCGATTTTGAATGTCATAAGTTTCGATTCTTTTTTCTGTGAATTATTATTTAGGCTTCAATCTTATCAAAATTTCCTACTTTTTTGAGCTTtggttaatttgtttttgtagcAACCGATCTCTAGTGATTGTGTTTCTTATCAAAATTTCCTACTTTTTTGAGCTTTGGTTAATTCTCTTGTTTTATCTTGTGAATTATATTATGATGCATGCGTTTATAAATATTGACTGTAGTGATTGTGTTTCTTGCATTGTTTATAGGTATGACAATTGATCAGTTGCCTAAATGCTTATTCAAAGAGGGAACTGAAACACAAGTTGAGAAGGTCAACAACAGTTGTCGAACTTCCATACTTGCGAAGGTGGCGAAGTACTGTCCAGACGAGTACAAAGAAGTGTCGGAGGATCCGCTATTTGCTCAGATTGTGGCCATTCATGTACACAAGCTTCAGTTTTCGGCAAGAGCGATCCACACCTTCGTTTGCAAGCAGCTTCTGTCCGCAAAGCGTTATGAGTTGTGGTTCCATTATGCTAGGAGGCCTCTCAGATTTTCAATGCAAGAATTCTATGCCATCACAGGTTTGAAATACAAAGACGAGCCCGACTTGGAGATTGATGACTGGGCATATGATGGAGGGTTTTGGAGTAAGTTGCTAAGGAGACAGAAAAATATTTCGGTTCAGCAAATCAGGAAGGTTCATGTGAAGTTGTGTAATACATGGTCTCGTGTTGATAGGCTGCGGTTGGTCTATTTGTGTGTGATTGCTGGTATTCTTATGGCGAAGGATGAGAAGGTGTGGATCCCATACAAGTACATCAAGCTCGTGATGAACTTCGAGAAGATGAGGAAATATCCGTGGGGTCTTCACTCTTTTGATATGCTGGTGAGTTCCATTATCAACGCTAGGGATAAAGTGAAGACGCAAAACAGTTATGTCGTAGATGGATTCTCGTATGCACTTCAGATTTGGTTGATGGAAGCTGTTCCGGACATTGGGTCTCTTTTGGGTCAGAAACTGAGAGAAGGCGTGACTACCATGAGGTGCAGGAATTGGAAAGGATCTGCTAAGATTTCCTATGAGGATATTATTACCATAGAGTCTAATTTTGCTTCCACCGTAAGTTCTGTTTCCTTTAATTGATGTTATTGATGTGCATAGTTCTTAAATTGGTGTGTCTTTAAcctgttttaaattttttttttgtagggagATGTGTTTCCATCCATTTCTACATCTGGAAATTTCAAAGACGTGATTACTGATGCCGAGTTTGTTCGAGCCTGTGAGATGAAGGATGAAAGAGTTGATCTAATCATTGACATGCAGCGAAACAAGTATGACTGGAGTAAGCATGTTTGGGCTTATAAGGAAACAGTGAAACCATTTCAGTACAGTTCTGAGGAAGATGGTTCAGATGAGGAAGCGGCTGTAGAGACAAGTGAAACTGAAATTGAAGAAGAAATAGAAAGCACCCGTGTGTCTCCTACTaagaagaggaagaacaggTTTCGGGATACTGGTGCGGagtcgaggaagaagaggttaCTTTGCCAAAGATCAACCGAGAAATATAGAGATCttgaagaggaaatgaagtCCTATATCCAGAGTATGTTTAACTCTTCTTTTACTGCCTTAGGCCTCGAGGTACGCGAGATTATTGAAGACCGCTTTACCAAATTAGAGGAGAAGATCCTTTCATCTCAGACTCAGGGTGGTGCGCCTGCTAATACTCAGACTCGTGGTACTGATCCGTTTTGGACTCcttctgctgctgctgctgctgccacTGCTCCGGCTTCGGTTTCTGGTCGTCCTCCTGCTCCTACTCGGGCTTCTACCGAAGCTCCTGCATCAGTTTCTACTCGTGGTCTTGCTCCTTCTCGCAGTGCGGCTTCTGCTCCTTATCGCAGTCGAGCTTCTGCGACTGCTCACAATGGTGGGCCTGCGAATGCTGCGAAGACAAGGTCTCAGACAAAGGTAAACAAGAAGTAGATCATTTTTCATGTCTTCGGTTGCTGTTATATTTTCATGTCTTTGGttgcttttctttttcatgTACTCGGTTTGCggtttgtaatattattttaaggATGATGTTGTCTTTGCTGtgtgtaataattatgtaaGGATGATGTTTTGGATGGAatctttcttttaaaaatattaatgtcatgttttgtgttttataACCAGGATGCAGATTTGTCTGATGTGTTTGGCAGCTTATTTAGCACCTTAGATGTGAATATAGGGACCCAAGAGTACTTACAGAAGACAATGGGTAACCTTACACAAGAGTCAAATGTTGACGGTTTTGATCCATCTCAAGACAAGCAGTCCGAAGGACCTTCTGATTTCACTACGCCAATGACTTCGTTTCGGCCACAGATCTTCAAAACACCATTCTTGGTTGATAGTGATGATATAGAAGTTCGTTGCAAAGCGAAAGACTACGAGCTAGTTTTCCTTCCAGAAGAGAAATGGGCCAAACTAACTGAATGGACATTGAATCCCACGTAAGTtatttgaattgttttatttatttttcctcaaATCTACCTCTTCACTAACATCACAGCAATGCTTTCTTTTTACAGAGTACTTCAGATTGGGCCATCTACATTTGATGCAGAGTTAGCCTCGCGGATTATTGGGCCTAATATTTGGTTGAAGAACTTTGTGAGTTTAGCTCTGAAATATTTTGCAGATTGCTTTTTGTTGTTGGTTCTCATTCCTAAACAAAATTGTATTGTCTTTTTCAGGACATGGACGCCATGATGTATTTGTTTCGGGAGAAAACCACATTGCGTCGGTGGAGTCCAGACCGAGTCGCATTTTTGAACTGTATGTTCAGTAATCAGATTATCACGGCCTATGGGAAGTTTGATGGAAACAGGAGAGGGTACAAAATCGACGACAATTTTCTCGAGTATGGAAGAGGCGAGCTTCCATATCATGGAAGCACAGGTTCAGTATGGAGCGTTGATGTCGATCGTCTCTACATCCCTATATGTGTTAACCAAATCCACTGGATCTCTATTTGCGTCAATCTTGTGAACCGGACAATTGATGTCTTCGATTGTGGGGGTAAGAAGAACAACAGGGTCATCGAAGCTTTTGCCGTCCTCATTCCACGAATCGTCAAGGCAGTCCAGTCGCCAGAGAGGAAGAAAGATTTCAATGTGAAACAGTATACTGTTTCATATGTCCCCATGCGCGGCCTAAACATGAGTGGTAATGATTGTGGTGCTTATTCATTGAAGTTCATAGAGTGCCATCTACTTGGATTAGATTTCTCATTGGTGAACGACGAGAACATCAAAGAAGCCCGACACAAGATAGCTTTTGATCTTTGGGAAGCAGCAAATGATGCGGTCTTGCAATCTCGGATGTCTACATTTAAGCCTCCAAAACGTGCTCCGGTGAAACCTGTTGACCTCGGTTGACTTCATGATTTTTAGCTTGATCCTCTTAGATTTCaagtttgtttcttctttggGTTTAAGACATGGTTAATTGATTCTTACATTACTCTTATTGTTATGGAATTATTGGTTTTTCTACTATTTTACTGTTTCATGAATTACTTTAAGGAAATAAATCACATAGGGTGTCATTatatactctaaaccctaaaataccgtaaaccctaaatcagctCCGATTCATACTCTAGAACCTAAAGTAACTTTGATTCATACCCTAAACCGTTTATTAGCTATGATTCATACACTAAACCGTTTATTAGCTATGATtcataccctaaatcctacatTAACTATGATTCATACCCTACACCCTAAATTAGCTTGAAGTTATATCAAAAACTTTAGTATAGATAGGTTTCAAATACAATACCCTAAATcacataaagaaagaaaaataattttttgttttaaaaaataaaaattaagtataTTCAAAAGACGATTTTAAGTTGGAGTTATAGAAATtcgtattttcaaaatttgtctTCTTACAATTGTCAAATGTCGATTTTTGTGTATTAGGGTGTAGTATTTTACCAGTCAATATAAGGGTTATAGAGTATTAACCGTTTATGGTTTATACCCAGTAGGCCCACCCGAAAGTTATTAAAACCCGACCCTGAACCCGGATCCACACACCCCCAAAGACGTGATTTTCTTTTCAGTTGTCGAAacctaagaaaaataaatttgagaGAAAAGGGGATTAGGGTTCTTTGTCTGCGATTCCTGTGAGCCTCGAAACGAATTAACAATGACCAGTTCGACGACTTCTTCTGCTCGTTTTCCTCGCATCTCTAATCATGGTGTGCCCACAAGATGTTGGTGTGGCGAGGGTATAACCACTTTTGGTTCATCGACGGCGGAGAATAGGTATCGACGATTCTACAGATGTCAAATCGCAAGAGATGTAAGTCCATGTTTCAATTTTGTGTTCCACATAACACCATACTGACTGATTTTTGGTTTCTTTTGCTATAGAGAAAAACTGAGAATCATCTATTTAAATGGATTGATGAAGCTTTGATTGACGAGATACGGATGGTAGATGCGAAACATGAGAGAGTTGCTCAAGAGATTACAAAGTTTGAAGAAAGGGTTATGGAAAAAGTGAAGTCCGAAATTGTTAGAGTTGAAGCTGAGATGTCAGAAAAGTTCAAAGAGAAGGTGAACTTGGAGATTGCTAGAGTTGCACAGGATATGAAACAGAAGCTAAAGATTACGACGGTTGCTATGGTTGTTGTGGGAGCAATCGTGGGAATATGGACTTCTCTTACTGTCTGATCAAGTTTCAGTGATTGGTTGCTTGTCGTTTGAGTTTGATGGGTTCAAAATAGCTTAAGATTGCATTATTGTTTTCATTATGATCGCCTATAATACACTTGATGGCTTCTTGTTGACTCTCGGTTGCTGACTATTATCAGCTTCAGTTCACAATCTAATacttttcttctccttcatgttGTTTCAAAGCTAGTAGCTTCAGTTCacaattttcttctccttcatgttGTTCACGAAGCTAGTAAAAATACAAGAGAGATAACACGATGTCTAATATCCATaaccaagaacaaaaaaatccaaaaccaaGCAAAACGAGTAAATCAAGTAACCAACACCATAATGAAAACAAGCTAATCAAAAGCaagaaaaatccaaaacaaCGAACTGACTAAATCACTCTGTCGCATGTAGCTCTGTTATGATTCTCTTCGCCACATCGACTGCATCTGCGCCTCTTCTTTTCTTCAGCTCCTTGCGATGAACGAAGTTTGTCTTCGACCGTCTCGTATCTgcgctttcttctccttcctgctcctcttcttgattcaGGAGGTTCCACATTAGCATTCCAGACATCATCTGGAACAACCCAACTATCCTCCGGAA
This genomic window from Brassica napus cultivar Da-Ae unplaced genomic scaffold, Da-Ae ScsIHWf_1320;HRSCAF=1886, whole genome shotgun sequence contains:
- the LOC111198579 gene encoding uncharacterized protein LOC111198579 → MLSFYRVLQIGPSTFDAELASRIIGPNIWLKNFDMDAMMYLFREKTTLRRWSPDRVAFLNCMFSNQIITAYGKFDGNRRGYKIDDNFLEYGRGELPYHGSTGSVWSVDVDRLYIPICVNQIHWISICVNLVNRTIDVFDCGGKKNNRVIEAFAVLIPRIVKAVQSPERKKDFNVKQYTVSYVPMRGLNMSGNDCGAYSLKFIECHLLGLDFSLVNDENIKEARHKIAFDLWEAANDAVLQSRMSTFKPPKRAPVKPVDLG
- the LOC111199032 gene encoding uncharacterized protein At4g04775-like, with protein sequence MTSSTTSSARFPRISNHGVPTRCWCGEGITTFGSSTAENRYRRFYRCQIARDRKTENHLFKWIDEALIDEIRMVDAKHERVAQEITKFEERVMEKVKSEIVRVEAEMSEKFKEKVNLEIARVAQDMKQKLKITTVAMVVVGAIVGIWTSLTV
- the LOC125596915 gene encoding uncharacterized protein LOC125596915, whose translation is MTIDQLPKCLFKEGTETQVEKVNNSCRTSILAKVAKYCPDEYKEVSEDPLFAQIVAIHVHKLQFSARAIHTFVCKQLLSAKRYELWFHYARRPLRFSMQEFYAITGLKYKDEPDLEIDDWAYDGGFWSKLLRRQKNISVQQIRKVHVKLCNTWSRVDRLRLVYLCVIAGILMAKDEKVWIPYKYIKLVMNFEKMRKYPWGLHSFDMLVSSIINARDKVKTQNSYVVDGFSYALQIWLMEAVPDIGSLLGQKLREGVTTMRCRNWKGSAKISYEDIITIESNFASTGDVFPSISTSGNFKDVITDAEFVRACEMKDERVDLIIDMQRNKYDWSKHVWAYKETVKPFQYSSEEDGSDEEAAVETSETEIEEEIESTRVSPTKKRKNRFRDTGAESRKKRLLCQRSTEKYRDLEEEMKSYIQSMFNSSFTALGLEVREIIEDRFTKLEEKILSSQTQGGAPANTQTRGTDPFWTPSAAAAAATAPASVSGRPPAPTRASTEAPASVSTRGLAPSRSAASAPYRSRASATAHNGGPANAAKTRSQTKVNKK